One genomic region from Trifolium pratense plastid, complete genome encodes:
- the ndhD gene encoding NADH dehydrogenase subunit 4, translating into MTNYFPWLTIVVVFPIAAGSFIFLFPHRGNKVIRWYSICICLIDLLLTTYAFCYHFQLDDPLIQLTENYKWIHFFDFYWRLGIDGLSIGPILLTGFITTLATLAAQPVTREYRLFYFLMLAMYSGQIGPFSSRDILLFFIMWELELIPVYLLLSIWGGKKRLYSATKFILYTAGASIFLLMGILGIGLYGSNEPTLNFETLTNQSYPVALEIIFYTAFLLAFAVKSPIIPLHTWLPDTHGEAHYSTCMLLAGILLKMGAYGLVRINMEFFYHAHSIFCPWLMILGSIQIIYAASTSFGQRNLKKRIAYSSVSHMGFIIIGIGSISDTGLNGAILQIISHGFIGAALFFLAGTSYDRLRLVYLDEMGGMAIPMPKIFTIFTILSMASLALPGMSGFVAELIVFWGIITSQKYLFMMKILMTFGTAIGMILTPIYLLSILRQMFYGYKFFNTPNSYFFDSGPRELFISISILIPVIGIGIYPDFIFSFSVDKVEAILSNF; encoded by the coding sequence ATCACGAATTATTTTCCTTGGTTAACAATAGTTGTAGTTTTCCCAATAGCCGCGGGTTCCTTCATTTTCTTATTTCCTCATAGGGGAAATAAGGTAATTAGGTGGTATAGCATTTGTATATGCTTAATCGATCTCCTTCTAACAACCTATGCATTTTGTTATCATTTCCAATTGGATGATCCACTAATTCAACTGACAGAGAATTATAAATGGATCCATTTTTTTGATTTTTACTGGAGATTGGGAATAGATGGACTCTCTATAGGACCTATTTTACTAACGGGATTTATAACTACTTTAGCCACTTTAGCGGCTCAGCCGGTTACTCGAGAATACCGATTATTCTATTTCCTGATGTTAGCAATGTATAGCGGTCAAATCGGACCATTCTCTTCTCGAGACATTTTACTTTTTTTCATCATGTGGGAGTTGGAATTAATTCCCGTTTATCTACTTTTATCCATATGGGGGGGAAAGAAACGTTTGTATTCAGCTACAAAGTTTATTTTGTACACTGCGGGAGCTTCTATTTTTTTATTAATGGGAATTCTGGGTATCGGTTTATATGGTTCTAATGAACCAACATTAAATTTTGAAACATTAACTAATCAATCGTATCCCGTGGCGCTCGAAATAATATTCTATACGGCATTTCTTCTTGCTTTTGCTGTCAAATCGCCGATTATACCCTTACATACATGGTTACCAGATACCCACGGAGAGGCACATTACAGCACTTGTATGCTTTTAGCCGGAATCTTATTAAAAATGGGAGCATATGGGTTGGTTCGAATTAATATGGAATTTTTTTACCATGCTCATTCCATATTTTGCCCCTGGTTAATGATATTAGGTTCTATTCAAATAATCTATGCCGCTTCAACATCTTTTGGTCAACGTAATTTAAAAAAAAGAATAGCTTATTCTTCGGTATCTCATATGGGTTTCATAATTATAGGAATTGGTTCTATAAGTGATACTGGGCTCAACGGGGCCATTTTACAAATAATATCTCATGGATTTATTGGCGCTGCGCTTTTTTTCTTGGCAGGAACTAGTTATGATAGACTACGTCTTGTTTATCTTGACGAAATGGGCGGAATGGCTATCCCAATGCCAAAAATATTCACGATTTTCACTATCTTATCAATGGCTTCGCTCGCATTGCCAGGCATGAGCGGTTTTGTTGCAGAATTGATCGTTTTTTGGGGAATAATTACTAGTCAAAAATATCTTTTCATGATGAAAATCCTAATGACTTTTGGAACAGCTATTGGAATGATATTAACTCCTATTTATTTATTATCTATCTTACGGCAGATGTTCTATGGATACAAGTTTTTCAATACACCAAACTCTTATTTTTTTGATTCTGGGCCGAGAGAATTATTTATTTCGATTTCTATCCTTATACCTGTAATAGGTATTGGTATTTATCCGGATTTCATTTTCTCATTCTCGGTTGACAAGGTTGAAGCTATTCTATCTAATTTTTAA
- the ccsA gene encoding cytochrome c biogenesis protein has protein sequence MIFSTLEHILTHISFSVISIVISIHLITLLVNEIVGLYDLSKKAMIITFFCVTGLLITRWFFSGHLPFSDLYESLIFLSWGFSIFHMVPCFKKEKNLLSTIIAPSVIFTQGFATSGLLTKMHQSVILVPALQSHWLMMHVSMMILGYAALLCGSLLSVAILVITFQEVIQTLPFTKNLDSLNKSFDFVEIKYMNMNERNNVLRKTSFSSSRNYYRSQFIQQLDRWGYRIISLGFLFLTIGILSGAVWANEAWGSYWNWDPKETWAFITWTIFAIYLHTRKKKKIEGVNSSIVASIGFLIIWICYLGINLLGIGLHSYGSFTSN, from the coding sequence ATGATATTTTCAACTTTAGAGCATATATTAACTCATATATCATTTTCCGTCATATCAATTGTTATTTCAATTCATTTAATAACCTTATTAGTCAATGAAATCGTAGGATTATATGATTTGTCCAAAAAAGCCATGATAATAACCTTTTTCTGTGTAACGGGATTGTTAATTACTCGTTGGTTTTTTTCGGGCCATTTACCATTTAGTGATTTATATGAATCTCTAATCTTTCTTTCATGGGGTTTTTCCATTTTTCATATGGTTCCGTGTTTTAAAAAGGAGAAAAACCTTTTAAGTACAATAATAGCACCAAGTGTTATTTTTACCCAAGGCTTTGCGACTTCGGGTCTTTTAACCAAAATGCATCAATCCGTAATATTAGTCCCAGCTCTACAATCCCATTGGCTAATGATGCACGTAAGTATGATGATATTGGGCTATGCAGCCCTTTTATGTGGATCATTATTATCAGTGGCTATTTTAGTCATTACGTTTCAAGAAGTCATCCAAACTCTTCCTTTTACCAAGAATTTGGATTCTTTAAATAAATCATTTGATTTTGTTGAAATCAAATACATGAATATGAATGAAAGAAACAATGTTTTACGAAAAACTTCTTTTTCTTCTTCTAGAAATTATTACAGGTCTCAATTTATTCAACAATTGGATCGTTGGGGTTATCGTATTATTAGTCTGGGTTTTCTCTTTTTAACGATAGGTATTCTTTCGGGAGCGGTATGGGCTAACGAGGCATGGGGATCCTATTGGAATTGGGATCCAAAGGAAACTTGGGCCTTTATTACTTGGACCATATTCGCGATTTATTTACATACTAGAAAAAAAAAAAAAATAGAAGGTGTAAATTCTTCAATAGTGGCCTCTATTGGATTTCTTATCATTTGGATATGTTATTTGGGGATCAATCTATTAGGAATAGGACTACATAGTTATGGTTCATTTACATCTAATTGA
- the rpl32 gene encoding ribosomal protein L32: MAVPKKRTSISKKKIRKNFWKKGGYWTALKAHSLAECIFTDKSTSFFYTDKRNKSKGFFCNITDKPKGFFVTKKNVELE, from the coding sequence ATGGCAGTTCCAAAAAAGCGCACTTCTATATCAAAAAAAAAAATTCGTAAGAATTTTTGGAAAAAAGGGGGATATTGGACAGCATTGAAAGCCCATTCATTGGCTGAATGTATTTTTACAGATAAATCCACAAGTTTTTTTTATACAGATAAACGCAATAAATCAAAAGGTTTTTTTTGTAACATTACAGATAAACCCAAAGGTTTTTTTGTAACAAAGAAAAATGTTGAATTGGAATAA